From the Solanum stenotomum isolate F172 chromosome 4, ASM1918654v1, whole genome shotgun sequence genome, one window contains:
- the LOC125862531 gene encoding RING-H2 finger protein ATL8-like, protein MSTTDLSRNSGSINSPDSLSPPENQPLEIDIVDSDFVVILAALLCGLICVIGLAAVARCAWIRRIAGGNSDDAPLPPANKGLKKKVLKSLPKFSYTPERSVQFSECAICLMEFVIGDEIRVLPQCGHGFHVGCIDTWLGSHSSCPSCRQIPVVSRCSMCGELPVTNSSAAVGGETGNRSAPNNNYHVNAFLP, encoded by the coding sequence ATGAGTACTACTGATCTTTCACGTAACTCCGGCAGCATAAACTCGCCGGATTCACTATCACCGCCGGAGAATCAGCCGTTAGAAATCGACATCGTCGACTCCGACTTCGTCGTTATCCTAGCTGCTCTTCTCTGCGGTCTAATTTGCGTAATCGGCCTTGCCGCCGTAGCTCGTTGCGCTTGGATCCGACGGATCGCCGGAGGAAATTCAGATGATGCTCCTCTTCCTCCGGCGAACAaaggtttgaagaagaaggtaCTGAAATCACTACCGAAGTTCAGTTACACACCGGAGCGATCTGTGCAATTCTCTGAATGTGCGATTTGTTTGATGGAATTCGTAATCGGAGATGAAATCCGAGTGCTGCCGCAGTGCGGCCATGGATTTCACGTCGGATGTATCGATACGTGGTTGGGATCGCATTCGTCGTGTCCGTCTTGCCGTCAGATTCCGGTGGTTTCAAGGTGTAGTATGTGCGGTGAGCTGCCGGTGACGAACTCGTCGGCGGCCGTCGGAGGTGAGACCGGTAACCGATCGGCTCCGAATAATAATTATCATGTAAATGCATTTTTACCTTAg
- the LOC125862529 gene encoding AT-hook motif nuclear-localized protein 18-like isoform X1, translating into MGFLSDNRGVRASFGTHPPSNEQQLPGSTGFGFPPQIIEVETGEDVASKVLSFTQNCPRDVCILSATGVLSNVSLIKTDTSGEATTFEGQFVIVSLSGSFLMSEIGGQRSRTGGLSVSLAKPDGWVFGGSVTGVLTAASPIQIIVGEFVANGQVPITTNQQQMRGSIGSGVIQHIITVKTGEDVSSKIVAFIHSSPRAVCIVSATGELSNVTVFQADASGGEATYEGLFKIQTLSGSFLPFENGDPQSRMGGFSVSLTGSDQRTFGGAVSGDLIAASPVEVIVCSFAAPAAPMNPKFVVPSRGMHSGLPSELAGHPKGKRSGNRKR; encoded by the exons GTTCCACAGGATTTGGATTCCCACCTCAGATTATCGAAGTGGAAACAGGAGAG GATGTGGCATCAAAAGTACTGTCATTTACTCAAAATTGTCCAAGGGATGTTTGTATCCTGTCAGCTACTGGTGTATTATCAAACGTGTCTCTAATAAAAACTGACACGTCCGGAGAAGCTACGACCTTTGAG GGACAGTTTGTGATAGTGTCTCTATCTGGTTCGTTTCTAATGTCTGAAATTGGCGGTCAACGGAGCAGAACAGGTGGATTAAGTGTCTCATTAGCTAAACCTGATGGTTGGGTTTTTGGTGGTTCTGTGACGGGTGTTCTAACTGCTGCATCACCTATCCAG ATAATTGTAGGTGAGTTCGTTGCAAATGGCCAGGTACCTATCACTACCAACCAACAACAGATGCGag GATCGATAGGATCTGGAGTCATACAACATATTATCACTGTGAAAACAGGAGAG GATGTGTCATCAAAAATAGTGGCATTTATTCACAGTAGTCCAAGGGCTGTTTGCATCGTGTCAGCGACTGGTGAATTATCGAATGTGACTGTATTTCAAGCTGATGCGTCCGGAGGAGAGGCGACTTATGAG GGACTGTTCAAAATACAGACTCTTTCTGGTTCGTTTCTGCCATTTGAAAATGGCGATCCACAGAGCAGAATGGGTGGATTTAGTGTATCGTTAACTGGATCTGATCAACGGACTTTTGGTGGTGCTGTGTCGGGTGATCTAATAGCTGCATCACCAGTTGAG GTTATTGTATGTAGTTTCGCTGCACCTGCTGCTCCGATGAATCCCAAATTTGTTGTTCCGTCACGTGGCATGCATAGTGGATTGCCCAGTGAGCTTGCTGGCCACCCTAAAGGAAAGAGGTCAGGGAACCGCAAACGATAA
- the LOC125862525 gene encoding probable serine/threonine-protein kinase PBL21, whose protein sequence is MLKKNNKMSCFSCMSSRPKNIEDYDEDMISRSNNSAVHARGNSSDSGSGNGRKEGFLKSKRSGESNNKNNNVARSFAFKELAIATQSFRETNLIGEGGFGSVYKGRIDSGQIVAIKQLNLEGLQGNQEFVVEVLMLSLMHHNNLVNLIGYCTHGEQRLLVYEFMPLGSLENHLFDLEPGTMPLSWKTRLKIAAGAAHGLEYLHKANPPVIYRDLKSSNILLDNDFNPKLSDFGLAKLGPVGDNTHVSTRVMGTYGYCAPEYAMTGKLTLKSDIYSFGVVLLELITGRKAYDTSKKQGEQNLVVWSNPFLKDRRKYIHLVDPMLDGQFSSRCLHHAVAVTAMCLQEQASFRPSITDIVTALDYLLLQAQHSGTHRGGSQSGKHIPPPSTEEFNVSSRNRSYDNMAITF, encoded by the exons TGCACGCAAGGGGGAATTCTAGTGATTCTGGAAGTG GAAATGGGAGAAAGGAAGGCTTTTTGAAAAGTAAAAGAAGTGGGGAAAGTAACAATAAGAACAACAATGTAGCTCGCAGTTTCGCGTTCAAGGAACTAGCCATCGCAACTCAGAGTTTTAGGGAAACGAATCTTATTGGAGAAGGCGGCTTTGGAAGCGTCTATAAAGGCCGTATAGATTCAGGCCAG ATAGTCGCGATCAAACAACTTAATCTCGAAGGCCTTCAAGGTAACCAAGAATTTGTTGTGGAGGTACTGATGTTGAGTTTAATGCATCATAACAATCTTGTCAACCTGATCGGATACTGCACTCACGGAGAACAGAGGTTGTTGGTTTACGAGTTCATGCCACTAGGCAGCCTGGAAAACCATCTTTTCG ATTTAGAACCAGGAACGATGCCACTGAGTTGGAAGACAAGGCTAAAGATAGCTGCAGGCGCAGCTCATGGACTCGAGTATCTACACAAAGCAAATCCACCCGTCATATACCGTGATTTGAAatcttcaaatatattattggacaatgATTTCAATCCAAAGCTGTCGGATTTTGGACTCGCAAAGCTGGGACCTGTAGGTGACAACACTCATGTTTCGACAAGAGTGATGGGCACCTACGGATATTGTGCCCCCGAGTATGCCATGACAGGGAAGTTGACTCTGAAATCTGATATCTATAGCTTCGGTGTTGTTCTATTGGAGCTAATAACGGGACGAAAAGCTTATGACACCTCTAAAAAACAAGGAGAACAGAACCTTGTTGTTTGG TCTAATCCTTTCCTCAAGGACCGGAGGAAATACATTCATTTGGTAGACCCGATGTTGGATGGTCAATTCTCTTCTCGTTGTTTGCACCATGCAGTTGCTGTTACTGCAATGTGTCTTCAAGAACAAGCCAGTTTTCGCCCCAGCATTACTGATATTGTTACCGCGCTTGACTATCTTCTACTTCAAGCACAACACTCAGGTACACATAGAGGTGGTTCACAATCTGGCAAGCACATACCGCCTCCATCAACAGAAGAGTTTAATGTCAGTTCACGAAATCGAAGCTATGACAACATGGCTATTACATTTTAA
- the LOC125862529 gene encoding AT-hook motif nuclear-localized protein 10-like isoform X2 — protein sequence MGFLSDNRGVRASFGTHPPSNEQQLPGSTGFGFPPQIIEVETGEDVASKVLSFTQNCPRDVCILSATGVLSNVSLIKTDTSGEATTFEIIVGEFVANGQVPITTNQQQMRGSIGSGVIQHIITVKTGEDVSSKIVAFIHSSPRAVCIVSATGELSNVTVFQADASGGEATYEGLFKIQTLSGSFLPFENGDPQSRMGGFSVSLTGSDQRTFGGAVSGDLIAASPVEVIVCSFAAPAAPMNPKFVVPSRGMHSGLPSELAGHPKGKRSGNRKR from the exons GTTCCACAGGATTTGGATTCCCACCTCAGATTATCGAAGTGGAAACAGGAGAG GATGTGGCATCAAAAGTACTGTCATTTACTCAAAATTGTCCAAGGGATGTTTGTATCCTGTCAGCTACTGGTGTATTATCAAACGTGTCTCTAATAAAAACTGACACGTCCGGAGAAGCTACGACCTTTGAG ATAATTGTAGGTGAGTTCGTTGCAAATGGCCAGGTACCTATCACTACCAACCAACAACAGATGCGag GATCGATAGGATCTGGAGTCATACAACATATTATCACTGTGAAAACAGGAGAG GATGTGTCATCAAAAATAGTGGCATTTATTCACAGTAGTCCAAGGGCTGTTTGCATCGTGTCAGCGACTGGTGAATTATCGAATGTGACTGTATTTCAAGCTGATGCGTCCGGAGGAGAGGCGACTTATGAG GGACTGTTCAAAATACAGACTCTTTCTGGTTCGTTTCTGCCATTTGAAAATGGCGATCCACAGAGCAGAATGGGTGGATTTAGTGTATCGTTAACTGGATCTGATCAACGGACTTTTGGTGGTGCTGTGTCGGGTGATCTAATAGCTGCATCACCAGTTGAG GTTATTGTATGTAGTTTCGCTGCACCTGCTGCTCCGATGAATCCCAAATTTGTTGTTCCGTCACGTGGCATGCATAGTGGATTGCCCAGTGAGCTTGCTGGCCACCCTAAAGGAAAGAGGTCAGGGAACCGCAAACGATAA
- the LOC125862527 gene encoding cysteine protease XCP1-like, whose translation MASKFSFVVLFPILLLSLMSRATFARDFSIVGYSSDDLNSIDNIINLFETWMEKHNKIYKSIEEKLHRFEIFRDNLKHIDERNNIVSNYWLGLNEFADLSHDEFKKMYLGLKVQNEKRSNDEFIYSDFVDLPKSVDWRKKGAVTDVKNQGSCGSCWAFSTVAAVEGINQIKTGNLTSLSEQELIDCDTKYNSGCNGGLMDYAFQFIVSQGGLHKEDDYPYLMEEGTCDEKREESEVVTIDGYHDVPANDEQSLLKALANQPLSVAIEASGRDFQFYKGGVFDGHCGTALDHGVAAVGYGSTKGLDYIIVKNSWGAKWGEKGFIRMKRNIGKAEGLCGIYKMASFPTKNK comes from the exons ATGGCTTCCAAATTCTCATTTGTTGTcctatttcccattttattacTATCTCTCATGTCACGCGCAACATTTGCGCGTGACTTCTCCATCGTGGGATATTCctccgatgacttgaatagcaTCGATAACATCATCAATCTCTTCGAGACGTGGATGGAgaaacacaacaagatttacaAGAGCATTGAAGAGAAATTGCATAGATTTGAGATTTTTAGAGACAATTTGAAACACATTGATGAGAGGAACAATATTGTTAGTAATTATTGGCTTGGTTTGAATGAATTTGCTGATTTAAGCCATGATGAATTCAAGAAAATGTATTTAGGACTCAAAGTTCAAAATGAGAAGAGATCAAATGATGAATTTATTTATAGTGATTTTGTGGATTTGCCTAAGTCTGTTGATTGGAGAAAAAAGGGTGCTGTGACTGACGTCAAGAATCAAGGCTCATGTG GTAGTTGTTGGGCGTTTTCAACGGTAGCGGCAGTAGAGGgaataaaccaaataaaaaCAGGGAATTTGACATCTTTGTCCGAACAAGAGTTGATTGATTGTGACACAAAATACAATAGTGGTTGCAATGGTGGCCTTATGGATTATGCTTTTCAATTTATTGTTTCACAAGGTGGTCTTCACAAAGAGGATGACTATCCTTATCTCATGGAGGAAGGCACTTGTGATGAAAAAAGA GAGGAAAGTGAAGTGGTGACAATAGATGGTTACCATGATGTACCTGCCAATGATGAACAAAGTTTGTTGAAAGCTCTTGCTAACCAACCTTTGAGTGTTGCCATTGAGGCTTCTGGTAGAGATTTCCAATTCTACAAAGGG GGTGTGTTTGATGGACATTGTGGAACAGCATTGGATCATGGAGTGGCAGCAGTTGGATATGGATCCACAAAAGGGTTGGATTACATCATTGTCAAGAACTCTTGGGGGGCAAAATGGGGAGAAAAAGGTTTTATTAGGATGAAGAGAAATATAGGCAAAGCTGAAGGCCTTTGTGGAATCTACAAAATGGCTTCTTTCCCTACCaaaaataagtga